The following proteins are encoded in a genomic region of Oncorhynchus kisutch isolate 150728-3 linkage group LG18, Okis_V2, whole genome shotgun sequence:
- the LOC109909401 gene encoding olfactory receptor 11A1-like, which yields MENSTHYEVFRLAAYGDIGQLKYFYFAVVTVLYFVIILANTLLIGVICIERSLHEPMYMFLCALFVNQLYGSTGLFPALMFYLLSDTHDISLLYCYLQIYVLYTYALTEFCNLAVMSYDRYISICYPLQYNNIMTPKTICGLILLSWVYSFFLNAIIISLSLRLQFCGNILDRVYCDNYSVVKLACSNTMLNNIWGLVVTVLYISCTICPTIYSYVRILQICLKSSKETKQKAFNTCMPHIASLLNFLFGCLFVVLQGRYETADLPPILRTILLVYFLICPPLFNPLMYGVRMVNIRQACKKVLRLYPKT from the coding sequence ATGGAAAACTCTACTCACTACGAGGTCTTCAGGCTTGCTGCATACGGTGATATCGGACAATTGAAATATTTCTACTTTGCTGTAGTGACTGTTTTATATTTTGTCATCATTCTTGCCAATACTTTACTTATTGGAGTTATCTGCATTGAAAGAAGCCTTCATGAACCCATGTATATGTTTCTATGTGCTTTGTTTGTTAATCAGTTGTATGGGAGCACTGGTTTGTTTCCTGCTCTCATGTTTTACTTGCTGTCTGACACACATGATATTTCCCTTCTTTATTGTTATCTCCAGATTTATGTGTTGTACACATATGCTCTAACAGAATTTTGTAATTTAGCAGTTATGTCCTATGACAGGTACATCTCTATTTGTTATCCTCTACAGTATAACAATATAATGACACCTAAAACCATTTGTGGCTTAATTTTACTGTCCTGGGTGTATTCTTTTTTCCTCAATGCCATCATTATCTCCCTGAGTTTGCGACTGCAATTTTGTGGTAACATTCTAGACAGAGTGTATTGTGACAACTACTCAGTCGTCAAGCTTGCCTGTTCAAATACTATGCTGAATAACATATGGGGTCTTGTTGTCACTGTGCTTTATATTTCTTGTACTATATGTCCTACCATATACTCATATGTAAGAATTCTACAGATATGTTTAAAGTCTTCTAAAGAGACGAAACAGAAAGCATTTAACACCTGTATGCCACATATAGCCTCTTTGCTGAACTTCTTATTTGGCTGTTTATTTGTGGTTCTACAAGGCAGATATGAAACTGCAGATCTTCCACCTATACTTCGCACTATTTTATTAGTTTATTTTCTGATATGTCCACCACTTTTCAATCCTTTAATGTATGGCGTTAGGATGGTTAATATCAGGCAGGCTTGTAAAAAGGTACTACGACTTTACCCTAAAACATAA